The following coding sequences are from one bacterium SCSIO 12741 window:
- a CDS encoding pirin family protein → MERKEFLKKTLLAGAAGAIAPAMLQAKNVRLKNSDYDQMMKQVGFNHLPNEEDKTMNTVLHKAETRGHANHGWLDTHHTFSFANYYNPERMHFGVLRVLNDDRVEAGRGFGTHPHDNMEIISIPLEGDLEHKDSMGNTAVIRQGDVQVMSAGTGIFHSEYNKNANQAVKFLQIWVFPNKKDVTPRYDQISIRDIAKPNSFYQVLSPDPNDQGVWIHQDAWFSLANLDAGKKANYTRKKEGNGLYLFVLEGEVEVAGQKLAPRDGFGITQVNEIEVKAGSTARVLLMEVPMAI, encoded by the coding sequence ATGGAACGTAAAGAATTTCTCAAAAAGACCTTATTAGCCGGAGCTGCTGGAGCCATTGCACCCGCCATGCTTCAGGCCAAAAATGTACGCTTGAAAAACTCCGATTACGACCAGATGATGAAACAGGTAGGGTTTAATCACCTACCCAATGAGGAGGACAAAACCATGAATACGGTATTACACAAAGCTGAAACAAGAGGCCATGCCAACCATGGCTGGCTCGATACACACCATACATTTAGTTTCGCCAATTACTACAACCCTGAGCGGATGCACTTTGGTGTATTGCGGGTATTAAATGATGATCGAGTAGAAGCTGGACGAGGGTTTGGAACCCATCCGCATGATAACATGGAAATCATCTCCATTCCCCTGGAAGGAGACCTGGAGCATAAAGACAGCATGGGAAACACCGCTGTTATTCGCCAGGGAGATGTTCAGGTGATGAGTGCTGGGACAGGTATTTTTCACAGTGAATACAACAAGAATGCAAACCAGGCGGTTAAGTTTCTACAGATCTGGGTATTTCCGAACAAAAAGGACGTAACCCCTCGCTACGATCAAATCTCCATCCGAGATATTGCTAAGCCAAATAGTTTTTACCAGGTACTCTCTCCCGATCCGAATGACCAAGGGGTTTGGATTCACCAGGATGCGTGGTTTAGCCTGGCCAACCTCGATGCCGGAAAGAAAGCGAACTATACCCGAAAAAAGGAAGGTAACGGCCTTTACCTGTTCGTTCTTGAAGGCGAAGTGGAAGTGGCCGGTCAAAAACTGGCACCACGAGATGGTTTCGGAATAACCCAAGTAAATGAAATTGAAGTAAAAGCTGGAAGCACGGCCCGCGTACTGTTGATGGAAGTGCCCATGGCGATTTAA
- a CDS encoding AraC family transcriptional regulator gives MSSEARPIKVYQEVDPDNTELSFDLKRMEDIYDRNQGIADEPHRHNFYIVLLVKKASGKHLVDFKEFDMGAHQIYFLSPGQVHQLIATSRPEGYAIVFSTQFMLESGIEKIFIDDLHLFEDFGNRPPLNPGQEGFQEIWDFAHKIHQVQGENHALKYAEIGSWLKLLLIRCNQRCLNDSQDNPQKAQASFTLLRNLKGLLENHFKEWHQVKEYAQAMNVTPDYLNTSVKSLTGKSAKEHIQSRITVAAKRMLYFTELSNKEISYELGFSEPANFSSFFKKCTGISPSSFRQKR, from the coding sequence ATGTCAAGCGAGGCACGACCCATAAAAGTTTACCAGGAAGTTGATCCGGATAATACGGAACTATCCTTCGACCTTAAGCGAATGGAGGATATCTATGACCGCAATCAAGGCATTGCGGATGAACCTCACCGACACAATTTCTACATCGTTTTGCTGGTCAAAAAGGCAAGTGGCAAACACCTGGTTGATTTTAAGGAGTTTGATATGGGAGCCCATCAGATCTATTTTTTGTCCCCAGGGCAGGTCCATCAGCTCATCGCTACCAGTAGACCGGAAGGATATGCTATCGTTTTTTCTACCCAGTTCATGTTGGAAAGTGGCATCGAAAAGATCTTTATAGATGACCTGCACTTGTTTGAGGACTTTGGCAACCGACCCCCATTAAACCCTGGTCAAGAAGGGTTCCAAGAGATTTGGGATTTTGCCCATAAAATCCACCAGGTACAAGGCGAAAACCACGCTTTGAAATACGCCGAGATTGGGTCCTGGCTAAAATTGCTGCTCATCCGGTGCAATCAACGGTGTTTAAACGATTCGCAGGATAATCCACAAAAAGCCCAGGCATCCTTCACGCTATTGCGGAACTTAAAGGGATTACTTGAAAACCACTTCAAGGAATGGCACCAGGTAAAAGAGTATGCCCAAGCCATGAACGTGACTCCGGATTACCTGAATACCTCAGTTAAGTCACTGACGGGTAAATCAGCCAAGGAACACATACAATCCAGGATCACGGTAGCAGCCAAACGAATGCTCTATTTTACCGAATTGAGCAACAAAGAAATCAGCTACGAATTAGGATTCAGCGAGCCCGCAAACTTCAGTTCCTTTTTTAAAAAGTGTACCGGAATAAGCCCTTCTTCTTTCCGGCAAAAAAGATAA
- a CDS encoding 4Fe-4S dicluster domain-containing protein: MLIDLLRAKQSIRSFFASEIAETKKESCGCGSNSGGCQDHKKPDGYDNVLNKSVSRRKALSTITQGLIVGAGLTQTACNMATSTESREKTSMKWDEYFKTNYRLMTDEERGQTVDRLQKLYEMRTGKTVSIGTDAPVENVLYGYAFNVSKCQGYMDCVNACVEENNQDRSTQMQYIRIHEIENGKVNFDGADDNFFHEVPAAGHFYMGTQCFHCENAPCIEACPVGATWQEEDGIVVIDYDWCIGCRYCMAACPYDGRRFNWKEPEIPEEEINLKQHYLGNRPRKKGVMEKCTFCIQRSRSGKNPACVDACPTGARVFGNLLDPNSQIRWVLENKKVFRLKEELGTEPKFWYFMD; this comes from the coding sequence ATGTTAATTGACTTACTCAGAGCCAAGCAAAGTATCCGATCCTTTTTTGCTTCGGAGATTGCTGAAACGAAAAAAGAATCCTGCGGATGTGGATCAAATTCCGGTGGATGTCAGGATCACAAGAAACCGGATGGCTACGATAATGTGTTGAATAAATCCGTAAGTCGGCGGAAGGCACTATCTACCATTACCCAAGGACTTATTGTGGGGGCAGGGCTCACTCAAACGGCTTGTAATATGGCCACTTCAACCGAATCTCGTGAAAAAACGAGTATGAAGTGGGACGAATACTTCAAGACCAACTACCGCTTGATGACGGATGAAGAGCGCGGCCAAACCGTAGACCGACTTCAAAAGCTTTATGAAATGCGAACTGGTAAAACGGTGAGCATTGGTACTGATGCCCCGGTTGAAAATGTGCTTTATGGGTACGCCTTCAATGTTTCCAAATGCCAGGGTTACATGGATTGTGTAAACGCTTGTGTGGAGGAAAACAACCAGGATAGAAGTACTCAAATGCAGTATATCCGGATTCATGAAATTGAAAATGGAAAAGTGAATTTTGATGGGGCAGATGACAACTTCTTTCACGAAGTTCCTGCTGCTGGTCACTTTTATATGGGCACCCAGTGTTTTCACTGTGAAAACGCTCCTTGTATCGAGGCATGTCCTGTGGGTGCAACCTGGCAGGAAGAAGATGGAATTGTGGTAATCGATTACGATTGGTGTATCGGCTGTCGCTATTGCATGGCTGCCTGTCCTTATGATGGAAGACGTTTTAACTGGAAGGAGCCCGAAATTCCTGAAGAAGAAATCAACCTGAAACAGCATTACCTGGGAAATCGCCCTCGGAAGAAAGGGGTGATGGAGAAATGTACCTTCTGTATTCAGCGAAGCCGAAGTGGTAAAAACCCAGCTTGTGTAGACGCCTGCCCAACAGGTGCACGGGTGTTTGGTAACCTATTAGACCCCAACAGTCAAATCAGATGGGTATTGGAGAACAAGAAGGTGTTTCGCTTAAAAGAGGAACTCGGAACCGAGCCTAAGTTTTGGTATTTCATGGATTAA
- the nrfD gene encoding polysulfide reductase NrfD, translating into MEVKIIFRFVRDCLDSVIHGNRAYHLWMALLTFLVLMGMYAYTVQLDEGLQATGMNDRISWGLYISNFTFFVGVAAAAVMLILPAYVLKDMNFKQAVLIGEGLAVAALCMCLAFVVVDLGGPARAWHLIPVIGYFNWPNSMLAWDVLVLNGYLFINFSIPCYILYCHYKGIEPKKSIYLPGVLISVFWAVGIHMVTAFLYAGLPARPFWNNSLLGPRFLASAFAAGPALIILVLEFVRKYTRFSIEDITLRKISMIVTVAAQINLVMLGSELFKEFYAPTHHSLSAQYLFFGLEGHESLVPWVWTGIALNLVATLMLTIRMFRQNFKMLSLACAMLFVGIWIEKGLGLIIPGFIPGPWGKIVEYTPTWVELVVCVGVLAMGAFIFSALAKIAIRIETGQMLHPSVTKKPLEKVD; encoded by the coding sequence ATGGAAGTTAAGATCATATTCAGATTTGTAAGAGACTGCCTCGATTCAGTCATACATGGAAACCGGGCCTACCACCTTTGGATGGCCTTGCTCACCTTTCTGGTTTTGATGGGCATGTATGCCTATACCGTTCAGCTGGACGAAGGGCTTCAGGCCACAGGAATGAACGATCGGATTAGCTGGGGGCTTTACATCTCCAACTTTACCTTTTTTGTTGGGGTAGCTGCGGCTGCTGTGATGCTTATTCTTCCCGCCTATGTGTTGAAGGATATGAACTTTAAGCAGGCTGTATTAATTGGAGAAGGGTTGGCTGTGGCAGCCTTATGCATGTGTTTGGCCTTTGTGGTGGTTGACCTTGGCGGGCCTGCTCGAGCCTGGCACTTGATTCCCGTTATTGGTTACTTCAACTGGCCCAATTCTATGTTGGCCTGGGATGTATTGGTGTTGAATGGCTATTTGTTTATCAATTTTTCCATTCCATGCTACATTCTTTACTGCCATTACAAGGGCATTGAGCCCAAAAAGAGCATCTACCTTCCAGGCGTCTTGATCTCCGTTTTTTGGGCTGTGGGAATCCATATGGTTACCGCATTTCTTTATGCCGGATTACCCGCTCGTCCGTTTTGGAACAACTCACTTTTGGGCCCTCGTTTTCTGGCCTCTGCTTTTGCAGCGGGACCTGCTTTGATTATTCTGGTTCTTGAGTTTGTTCGTAAGTACACCCGGTTTTCCATCGAGGACATTACCTTGAGAAAGATCTCCATGATTGTAACGGTGGCGGCTCAGATTAACCTGGTGATGCTTGGATCTGAATTGTTCAAGGAGTTTTACGCACCCACTCACCATAGCTTGAGTGCCCAATATCTCTTCTTTGGATTGGAAGGTCATGAGTCTTTGGTTCCTTGGGTATGGACCGGTATAGCCCTCAATTTAGTGGCAACCTTGATGCTTACGATCCGAATGTTTCGGCAAAATTTCAAAATGCTTTCTCTGGCTTGTGCCATGCTCTTTGTGGGTATTTGGATTGAAAAGGGTTTGGGCTTGATCATCCCAGGATTCATTCCCGGACCTTGGGGCAAAATTGTGGAGTATACCCCCACCTGGGTAGAACTTGTGGTTTGTGTAGGTGTGCTGGCTATGGGGGCTTTTATCTTCAGTGCCCTGGCAAAAATTGCTATCCGGATTGAAACCGGGCAGATGCTTCATCCATCGGTGACTAAAAAACCGCTTGAGAAGGTGGATTAG